In Hahella sp. KA22, one genomic interval encodes:
- a CDS encoding ExeA family protein, which yields MPAPTGAILDSMYEAFFGLKESPFSIAPDPRYLYMSERHREALAHLLYGIEREGGFVLLTGEVGTGKTTTCRCFLQRVPKNTDIAFILYPKLTARELLATICDELHIAYPAQCSIKILIDVIHKHLLKAHAAGKHTALVIDEAQNLSSDVLEQLRLLTNLETEKKKLLQIILLGQPELKELLQRPELRQLVQRITARYHLDALSPVDVRAYIGYRLSVAGCRKELFSNAAINKVYKLSRGIPRIINLICDRALLGAYSENSQVVTPALVKMAGKEIGLNAKRTTVKWLDNWIVKGFAAGALAGGLTLVLGLSLNQDRRQPEKAIGAVAQASALSDAGEGEGQIQRDEGALKDAALPSDEKGAASEASVGGTTATAAAQPAAWVSPVATSASKVLGSYRPKGDNTRKAYQSVMHIWGLADNAGARGLVCEFVETRGLRCLHRQGNWRSLLQLNRPAVLKLMNNTGETFSAALISVSADQSAVIELDGERHTIPLAELDGHWQGDYSILWKVPPYASMVIQPGEVQDENEWIDGKIKRVNEVWLSQGEMPSLEPLPDTSLKDRVRWFQQEVGILPDGIPGAITLIMLNSWTDSTAPLLIPIKRS from the coding sequence ATGCCCGCGCCAACAGGCGCAATTTTGGATTCCATGTACGAAGCGTTTTTCGGTTTAAAAGAAAGCCCATTTTCCATCGCGCCTGATCCCCGTTATCTCTACATGAGCGAACGCCACAGAGAAGCTTTGGCGCATTTGTTGTACGGCATTGAAAGGGAAGGGGGCTTCGTGCTGCTGACCGGTGAAGTCGGCACCGGTAAGACCACGACCTGTCGCTGCTTTTTGCAGCGGGTGCCGAAAAACACGGACATTGCTTTCATTCTGTATCCGAAACTCACCGCCAGAGAGCTGTTGGCCACGATCTGCGATGAGTTGCATATCGCTTATCCCGCGCAGTGCTCCATCAAAATCCTGATAGACGTTATCCATAAACATTTGTTGAAAGCGCACGCCGCCGGTAAACATACGGCTCTGGTGATTGATGAAGCGCAGAACCTGTCTTCAGATGTGCTGGAGCAGTTGCGTCTGCTCACCAATCTGGAAACAGAAAAAAAGAAACTGTTGCAGATTATCTTGCTGGGGCAGCCGGAATTGAAAGAGCTGCTGCAGCGACCGGAATTACGCCAGTTAGTGCAGCGCATCACGGCCCGTTATCACCTGGACGCGCTCTCTCCTGTAGATGTGCGCGCCTATATCGGTTACCGCCTGTCCGTCGCAGGCTGCCGCAAAGAGCTGTTCAGCAATGCGGCGATCAATAAGGTTTATAAGCTCAGTCGCGGCATACCTCGTATCATCAACCTGATCTGTGATCGCGCGCTGTTAGGCGCTTATTCGGAAAACAGTCAGGTCGTGACCCCTGCGCTGGTCAAGATGGCGGGCAAAGAAATTGGCCTGAACGCCAAGCGCACCACTGTGAAATGGTTGGATAACTGGATCGTCAAAGGCTTCGCCGCCGGAGCGTTGGCGGGAGGCCTGACTCTGGTGCTGGGTTTGTCTCTCAATCAAGATCGCCGCCAGCCGGAAAAAGCTATCGGCGCGGTTGCGCAGGCGTCCGCCTTATCGGATGCGGGCGAAGGGGAAGGTCAGATTCAGCGGGATGAGGGCGCGCTTAAAGACGCCGCCTTACCCTCCGATGAGAAAGGGGCGGCATCAGAAGCTTCCGTCGGCGGCACGACTGCAACCGCCGCCGCACAGCCCGCCGCCTGGGTGTCGCCAGTGGCGACCTCAGCTTCCAAGGTGCTGGGTTCCTATCGACCAAAGGGCGACAATACGCGTAAAGCCTATCAGTCCGTAATGCATATCTGGGGACTGGCCGACAATGCCGGCGCCCGCGGTTTGGTGTGTGAATTCGTAGAGACTCGCGGGCTGCGCTGTCTGCATCGACAGGGCAACTGGCGCAGCCTTCTGCAGCTTAATCGTCCGGCTGTGTTGAAATTGATGAATAATACCGGCGAAACCTTCAGCGCTGCGCTAATCTCCGTATCGGCGGATCAGTCGGCGGTGATTGAACTGGATGGGGAACGTCATACTATTCCTTTGGCGGAACTGGATGGGCATTGGCAGGGCGATTACAGCATTTTGTGGAAAGTCCCTCCTTATGCGTCCATGGTGATTCAGCCAGGGGAAGTGCAGGATGAAAATGAGTGGATTGACGGCAAGATCAAACGGGTGAATGAGGTTTGGCTGTCGCAAGGCGAAATGCCTTCACTGGAGCCGCTGCCTGACACCTCATTGAAAGACCGGGTGCGTTGGTTTCAGCAGGAGGTCGGGATATTGCCGGACGGCATTCCAGGCGCCATCACCCTGATCATGTTAAACAGCTGGACTGACAGCACAGCGCCTCTGCTTATTCCGATCAAGCGCTCATAG
- the cysB gene encoding HTH-type transcriptional regulator CysB codes for MKLQQLRYIWEVAHHDLNVSATAQSLYTSQPGISKQIRLLEDELGVEIFSRSGKHLTRVTPAGETIIKVAGEILRKVDGIKQIAQEFSNQRKGDLSIATTHTQARYALPSIIRSFIQEYPEVSLHMHQGTPMQIAEMAADGTVDFAIATEALEHFSDLIMIPCYRWNRCVVVPKNHPLAEKKKLEIEDVAAFPIVTYVFGFTGRSKLDEAFSEKGLTPKVVFTAADADVIKTYVRLGLGVGIIARMAYDPVADSDLVALDASKLFRPSTTKIGFRRGTFIRGYMYEFIQRFAPHLTRELVDQASQKASKAEIEELFENISLPTY; via the coding sequence ATGAAACTGCAACAGCTGAGATACATATGGGAAGTCGCCCATCATGATCTCAACGTGTCCGCCACTGCTCAGAGTCTTTACACCTCACAACCCGGCATCAGTAAACAAATCCGTCTGCTGGAGGATGAACTGGGCGTGGAGATTTTCTCTCGCAGCGGCAAGCACCTGACCCGGGTGACGCCGGCGGGAGAGACCATCATCAAAGTCGCCGGTGAGATTCTGCGTAAGGTCGACGGCATCAAGCAGATCGCGCAGGAGTTCAGCAATCAGCGGAAAGGCGACCTCAGCATCGCCACGACTCACACGCAGGCGCGGTATGCGTTGCCTTCCATCATTCGCAGCTTTATTCAGGAATATCCCGAAGTCTCGTTGCACATGCATCAGGGCACGCCGATGCAGATCGCGGAAATGGCGGCTGACGGAACCGTGGACTTCGCCATCGCCACGGAGGCGCTGGAGCACTTTTCGGATCTGATCATGATTCCCTGCTATCGCTGGAACCGCTGTGTGGTGGTGCCGAAAAACCATCCTCTGGCCGAGAAGAAAAAGCTTGAAATAGAAGATGTGGCGGCGTTCCCTATCGTCACCTACGTCTTCGGCTTTACTGGACGCTCTAAATTAGATGAAGCATTCAGTGAAAAAGGGCTGACGCCAAAAGTGGTGTTCACTGCGGCGGACGCTGACGTTATCAAGACTTATGTGCGACTGGGACTGGGTGTCGGCATCATCGCCCGCATGGCGTATGACCCGGTAGCGGACTCCGATTTGGTGGCTCTGGACGCCAGCAAACTGTTTCGTCCCAGCACGACGAAAATCGGCTTTCGGCGAGGAACGTTTATTCGCGGTTACATGTACGAATTTATCCAGCGTTTCGCGCCCCATCTGACCAGAGAACTAGTCGATCAAGCGTCT
- a CDS encoding DUF3336 domain-containing protein, whose product MSRYLNTKLHKYRKAMAEARDYATWRDAALELDYLEGHVEWKESFASDLYNYELIYDRLMELRNAMQGRDHSKLIRSLREGLHHDLGNMGNALLYQRSYIGTKHLIEEYVNQVCDALNYVCDNDIPELPPRQKLEFFKDTSISFGRPSLLLSGGATLGLFHLGVIKALWERGLLPQVIAGSSVGAVIAAMLGTHTDAEIPEMLEPSRHNLKAWRWIGMFNGLRGRGFMDIRQLEKCLRSNIGEYSFLEAYQRTGRSINISVSPVHHHQKERLLSGYTSPYLLVWSAALASSAVPAVFPPVCLMRKDENGGIVPYMPKLRWVDGSVVSDLPIERLKHLYDINFSIVSQTNPHIVPFMNAKKRDQKISLASLPLRVIRAEMQFHGMGAFDYLRKQAEPELLRQLCGQAYTVLAQRYYGDVTIAPRYSFWHFRRMLSNPSPDVVERLALEGERATWPKISMIRTHSKISLTLEKGIKRLKNRLQGRKAELRVVNVTK is encoded by the coding sequence ATGTCGAGATATTTGAACACGAAACTTCACAAGTACCGTAAGGCGATGGCCGAGGCGAGAGACTACGCCACTTGGCGTGACGCCGCGCTGGAGCTGGATTATCTGGAAGGGCATGTGGAGTGGAAGGAGTCATTCGCCAGCGATCTATACAATTATGAGCTGATCTATGACCGCCTGATGGAGCTGCGTAACGCGATGCAGGGGCGGGATCATTCCAAGCTGATCCGCAGTTTACGCGAAGGGTTACACCATGACCTCGGCAATATGGGGAATGCCTTGCTGTATCAGCGCAGTTATATTGGCACCAAGCACTTGATTGAGGAGTACGTCAATCAAGTCTGCGACGCGCTCAATTACGTTTGTGACAATGATATTCCCGAGCTGCCGCCACGGCAGAAACTGGAGTTTTTTAAAGATACGTCGATCAGCTTTGGCCGGCCGTCGTTGCTGCTCAGCGGCGGCGCCACATTGGGGCTGTTTCATCTCGGGGTGATCAAGGCGCTTTGGGAGCGCGGCCTGCTGCCCCAGGTGATCGCCGGCTCTAGCGTGGGGGCGGTTATTGCGGCCATGCTGGGAACGCATACTGATGCGGAAATTCCGGAAATGCTGGAGCCCAGCCGTCACAATCTCAAGGCCTGGCGCTGGATCGGAATGTTCAATGGGTTGCGCGGGCGCGGGTTTATGGATATCCGCCAGCTGGAAAAATGTCTGCGCTCCAATATTGGCGAGTATTCCTTTTTAGAGGCCTATCAGCGCACTGGTCGCAGTATTAATATCTCTGTCTCGCCAGTGCATCATCACCAGAAAGAGCGCTTACTTAGCGGTTATACCTCACCTTATCTACTGGTATGGAGCGCCGCGCTGGCGTCGTCGGCGGTTCCCGCGGTGTTCCCGCCTGTGTGTTTGATGCGCAAGGATGAGAACGGCGGCATTGTTCCCTACATGCCAAAACTCCGCTGGGTGGACGGCTCGGTGGTGAGCGATCTGCCCATAGAGCGACTCAAGCACCTGTATGACATTAACTTTTCCATTGTGAGCCAGACCAATCCGCATATCGTTCCATTTATGAATGCGAAGAAGCGGGACCAGAAAATCAGTCTGGCCTCGCTGCCGTTGCGGGTGATCAGGGCGGAAATGCAGTTTCACGGGATGGGCGCGTTTGATTATCTGCGGAAACAGGCCGAGCCGGAACTGTTGCGACAGCTATGCGGGCAGGCCTATACGGTTTTGGCGCAGCGCTATTATGGCGATGTCACCATTGCGCCCCGTTATAGCTTCTGGCATTTCCGCAGGATGCTCTCCAATCCTTCGCCGGATGTCGTCGAGCGTCTGGCGTTGGAAGGCGAGCGCGCCACCTGGCCGAAAATTTCCATGATTCGGACGCACTCCAAGATCAGTCTGACTCTGGAGAAAGGTATCAAGCGATTGAAAAACAGACTACAGGGGCGCAAGGCGGAATTGCGGGTGGTGAACGTTACCAAATAG
- a CDS encoding sulfite exporter TauE/SafE family protein, whose product MEILLYIVTGAGVGFLVGLTGVGGGSLMTPLLILFGFPAHTAIGTDLLYAAITKSGGVVTHARSGTVNWKLAATLGAGSIPASIITTQILAHYFPHPETYKHLLTTSLGLMLIVTAAVLLFKDRLLRASAGATVMSDERRAGVTVFMGVILGVFVTLSSVGAGAIGTALLMLLYPALSSSRVVGTDLAHAVPLTFIAGLGHMQLGNIDYYLLGSLLIGSLPAIHVGTALAKRMPSAVLRPALASMLLIIGVKYAFF is encoded by the coding sequence ATGGAAATTCTTTTATATATTGTCACCGGGGCCGGCGTTGGCTTTTTGGTCGGTTTGACAGGAGTTGGCGGCGGTTCGTTGATGACGCCGTTACTGATTCTTTTCGGCTTTCCCGCGCATACGGCAATCGGCACGGATCTGCTCTACGCCGCTATCACCAAGTCCGGCGGCGTCGTCACTCATGCCCGCAGCGGAACAGTGAACTGGAAGCTTGCCGCCACCCTCGGCGCCGGCAGTATTCCCGCTTCGATTATCACCACCCAGATTCTCGCGCACTACTTCCCTCATCCGGAAACGTATAAACACCTGCTGACCACCAGTCTGGGACTGATGTTGATCGTCACAGCCGCCGTGCTTCTATTTAAAGACCGGTTGCTGCGCGCCAGCGCCGGGGCGACTGTGATGAGCGACGAGCGACGCGCCGGGGTCACCGTATTCATGGGCGTCATTCTGGGTGTGTTTGTGACATTGTCCTCCGTCGGCGCAGGCGCTATCGGCACAGCCCTGCTCATGTTGCTTTATCCCGCATTGTCTTCATCCCGCGTCGTCGGAACGGATCTCGCTCACGCCGTTCCCCTGACCTTCATTGCGGGCCTTGGGCACATGCAATTGGGGAACATAGACTATTACCTGCTCGGCAGTCTGTTGATCGGCTCCCTGCCTGCGATTCATGTCGGGACCGCGTTAGCCAAGCGGATGCCTTCGGCCGTACTGCGCCCAGCCCTGGCGAGCATGTTGTTGATCATCGGCGTCAAATACGCATTTTTCTGA
- the dinG gene encoding ATP-dependent DNA helicase DinG has product MVNEGIKEQIQSAYRKYIAARDIKPRSGQRHMIAEIARYLSSIELDGEFRRSNDATTCVVEAGTGTGKTLAYLMASIPFAAALRKKIVISTATVTLQQQVVQRELPLLAEHTDLEFKVALAKGRGRYICLHKLDSYLAGQEQGILLLDGQPESGGQDVDAEAYQRFMNWMVDKGWSGDWDSAPEPIEETIWSTVTTDHRQCLNKRCSFFTQCAYYKAKMESEKAEIIVANHDLVFADLALGGGFVLPPPEETIYIFDEAHHMADKALNHFAFSAGLKASQKMLRGLSRALVEGQSVFAYDEQITNRVSPMAALSQEMHHHLDAVARFLNETIEWEENDERATFQYRYPMGVIPEELRKLSAAMADKVAEMNKELEAVLKRLRDLAEKEQQGGAQRQAYDQAVMALSVYQSQVENLEDVWRIMGEEVQEGHTPTARWLTTWAKESDSDVVVHVSPTNAAHLLRKRLWSRAFGCVLTSATLSVAGRFDRLAGQVGLPDGSIFAIHHSPFDFNNNCTLELCDLGRDPQDSESYLEMLSQALLRIIDDKQATLVLFSARKHMQFAARALADTKLGSLIITQDSGNKGQLIDNHRSRVDENKGSVLFGLASFAEGLDLPGDYLKHVIIAKLPFAVPDDPVEATYAEWLKSKGGNPFNQVVLPDAITRLLQACGRLLRSERDSGKISIMDRRLWTRSYGRIILNALPPYKVVSADIRQPTANES; this is encoded by the coding sequence ATGGTTAATGAAGGTATAAAGGAGCAGATTCAGTCCGCCTATCGAAAGTATATCGCCGCCCGCGACATCAAGCCTCGCTCCGGGCAGCGGCATATGATCGCTGAGATAGCGCGTTATCTGTCCTCCATCGAACTGGACGGCGAGTTTCGCCGTAGCAACGACGCCACCACCTGTGTTGTGGAGGCGGGGACTGGCACAGGGAAAACCCTGGCCTATTTAATGGCGTCCATTCCGTTCGCGGCCGCGTTGCGCAAAAAAATCGTCATTTCCACCGCTACAGTGACCCTGCAGCAGCAAGTCGTGCAGCGTGAACTGCCGTTGCTGGCGGAGCACACGGACCTTGAGTTCAAAGTTGCGTTGGCGAAAGGGCGGGGGCGCTATATCTGTCTGCATAAACTTGATTCCTATCTGGCCGGTCAAGAGCAGGGCATCCTGTTGTTGGATGGGCAGCCGGAGAGCGGCGGGCAGGATGTGGATGCGGAGGCCTACCAACGGTTCATGAACTGGATGGTGGACAAAGGGTGGAGCGGGGACTGGGACAGCGCCCCGGAGCCCATCGAAGAGACAATCTGGTCAACGGTGACCACGGACCATCGGCAGTGCCTGAATAAACGCTGCTCATTCTTTACTCAGTGCGCCTATTACAAGGCGAAGATGGAGTCCGAAAAGGCGGAGATTATTGTCGCGAACCACGATCTGGTGTTCGCGGATCTGGCCTTGGGCGGCGGGTTTGTTCTGCCGCCGCCGGAAGAAACCATTTACATCTTTGACGAAGCTCACCACATGGCGGATAAGGCGCTGAATCATTTCGCCTTCAGCGCTGGTCTTAAGGCCTCACAAAAAATGTTGCGCGGGCTGAGTCGGGCTCTGGTGGAGGGGCAAAGCGTTTTCGCCTACGACGAACAGATCACCAACCGGGTCAGCCCGATGGCGGCGCTGTCTCAGGAAATGCACCACCACCTCGACGCCGTGGCCCGCTTTCTGAACGAAACTATTGAGTGGGAAGAAAACGACGAGCGCGCCACCTTTCAGTACCGTTATCCCATGGGCGTGATTCCTGAAGAGCTGCGCAAGCTGTCAGCGGCGATGGCGGATAAGGTCGCCGAGATGAATAAGGAACTGGAGGCGGTGCTCAAGCGTCTGCGGGACCTTGCGGAAAAAGAGCAGCAAGGCGGCGCGCAGCGACAGGCCTACGATCAGGCGGTGATGGCGCTGTCTGTGTATCAGTCGCAAGTGGAGAATCTGGAAGATGTCTGGCGAATCATGGGTGAGGAAGTCCAGGAGGGCCATACGCCAACCGCCCGCTGGCTGACCACCTGGGCTAAAGAATCGGATAGCGATGTGGTTGTGCATGTCAGCCCCACCAATGCGGCGCATCTGTTGCGCAAGCGGCTGTGGTCGCGAGCGTTTGGCTGCGTGCTGACCTCCGCGACGCTGAGTGTGGCGGGGCGTTTTGATCGTCTGGCGGGACAAGTGGGCCTTCCTGACGGCAGCATTTTTGCGATTCATCACAGTCCATTCGACTTCAACAACAACTGTACTCTGGAGCTTTGCGATCTCGGCCGCGACCCGCAGGATTCCGAAAGCTACCTGGAGATGTTAAGCCAGGCGCTGCTGCGCATCATCGATGACAAGCAAGCCACATTGGTGCTGTTCAGCGCCCGGAAGCACATGCAATTCGCCGCCCGCGCCCTGGCGGACACCAAACTGGGGAGCCTGATCATCACCCAGGACTCAGGCAACAAAGGCCAGCTGATAGATAATCACCGTTCGCGGGTGGATGAAAACAAAGGCAGCGTACTGTTTGGTCTGGCCAGTTTCGCTGAGGGGCTCGACCTGCCGGGAGATTATCTCAAGCACGTCATTATCGCTAAGCTGCCTTTCGCCGTGCCGGATGACCCAGTGGAAGCGACTTACGCGGAATGGCTTAAATCCAAGGGTGGCAACCCCTTCAACCAGGTGGTGCTGCCTGATGCGATCACGCGATTGCTACAGGCATGCGGACGCTTACTGCGCAGCGAGAGAGACAGCGGTAAGATTTCGATTATGGACCGTCGTCTGTGGACGCGGTCATATGGCCGCATCATTCTCAACGCGTTGCCGCCTTATAAAGTGGTCTCGGCGGATATTCGTCAGCCCACCGCCAATGAATCCTAA
- a CDS encoding general secretion pathway protein GspB, whose protein sequence is MSYILEALRRSESERYQEKLPDVVQGGAFMMPRKEKRAPWALILILLLSLNAIALAIFFFINRPFEKETPVETVSADAAPASSTASSATAAATPAQPQSVQPTAGSAPAQAVPVQPMSANNSDFMVDKVPLDTASNTDIYVDLGGEEDETINADGGMLIAPSNGASRRAMIIPGSGTAEAAQNVEEQYPNISELSAAFQQQIPAMEFNSHIYSANADDRRIMINNNYLREGQRFSGLKVYQITENGVVLDKGGQLFWIPVIRNWAPES, encoded by the coding sequence ATGTCCTATATACTTGAAGCCCTGAGACGTTCCGAATCAGAAAGATATCAGGAAAAGCTGCCTGACGTGGTGCAAGGCGGCGCATTCATGATGCCACGCAAAGAGAAGCGCGCGCCTTGGGCGTTGATTCTCATATTATTGCTGAGCCTCAACGCCATCGCCCTGGCGATTTTCTTTTTTATAAATCGCCCTTTCGAGAAAGAGACGCCAGTGGAGACCGTTTCCGCTGACGCCGCTCCTGCTTCATCTACAGCCTCGTCGGCGACAGCTGCTGCGACGCCGGCGCAACCCCAGTCAGTGCAGCCAACTGCCGGGAGCGCGCCGGCTCAGGCGGTTCCCGTACAACCGATGAGCGCGAATAACTCGGACTTTATGGTTGATAAAGTGCCTCTGGACACCGCCTCTAACACAGATATCTATGTGGATCTTGGCGGCGAGGAAGATGAGACGATTAACGCGGATGGCGGCATGCTTATCGCACCCTCCAATGGCGCTTCACGCAGAGCAATGATCATCCCCGGCTCCGGAACGGCGGAAGCGGCTCAGAACGTGGAAGAACAGTATCCCAATATTTCTGAGCTGAGCGCCGCTTTCCAGCAGCAGATTCCGGCGATGGAATTCAATAGTCATATCTACAGCGCCAATGCGGATGACCGTAGAATCATGATCAACAATAACTATCTTCGGGAAGGGCAGCGTTTTTCCGGCCTGAAGGTGTATCAGATTACCGAAAACGGCGTAGTGTTGGATAAAGGCGGCCAGTTATTCTGGATTCCCGTCATCCGTAACTGGGCTCCCGAAAGTTAG
- a CDS encoding LuxR C-terminal-related transcriptional regulator, translating into MIVLETKLFPLRLDDSLLTRQRLLGRIGAPGSARFIGLVAPAGFGKSTLARQWTQSHHAPTSWISLDPADNSASTFWSYVVEGLRRNGLEEIGELRAPLQDTAHANARVLVTALINQLHQHQDRHFVLVLDDLHHITNKDIFDGLTYLVDFAPANFTLIVTSRNEPSFPLARWKVKRYAKLLYSADLVFDSQEVADLFALALDVKVSPEAAARVVGSTGGWAAALQLLSQADLKRADGALSNEKFEQALAQAKREIDDYVAQEVLDDLPSHLREFILEMAGAPRFDALLCDQVRSAQDSHQILLELEARNLFLIPLDDAGQWFRFHELFRDGALHYLRQRQPDVHLQHCRNVVRACLERRLYLESVQLIMHIQAWDLLQSTLESIGNQLVRQGYHLYIIEWLDDAPQELLSQSLRLQLLRIWCLLYDNQFAAIPDLVDAVKKHPLLPEQDDTVRHELRLLEAYAARSRKDIQTASALTQSVLQDLQQINAPIKSLAYFGLGNDYYGLGRLDDAMAALKEAVTLGKLEQRFSTVLSSLGLLLWIMQIKGEFLHAINLFRQTELWVQSYHKDGPEPNIVSCWLNSSLVLIHCALGNLEHAERFLKPMLSFVDNAEPQQKLITYYTWAEFNRHCGDFPQALRHYEQAREQLEYNQRELAAFAPPVLAGKLHCLLDKGDMASAESVCALILSKSPTEASPFEAMENLSAQARYFLRKQQWRNLQEVAELILALAESHGSTRYQAQAKLLHAAALAGQNQSEAARLRISEALALGESNDFVAMFLADDAYLRPLYANLDITETSQAYLEKLHVTSSAQNGPPTREEEPPPQTEGLLEELSKREMEVLTLIYEGLPNKKIADRLFLAPATVKAHIRNIYGKIGAASRTEALARARHLGLL; encoded by the coding sequence ATGATCGTTCTCGAAACCAAACTTTTCCCGCTTCGCCTCGACGACAGCCTGTTAACGCGCCAGCGTCTGCTTGGCCGTATCGGCGCGCCCGGCAGCGCCCGCTTTATTGGCCTCGTCGCGCCCGCCGGCTTTGGAAAGTCCACGTTGGCGCGGCAATGGACGCAGTCTCATCATGCGCCCACCAGTTGGATCTCGCTCGATCCCGCGGACAATTCCGCCTCTACGTTCTGGAGCTATGTCGTAGAAGGACTGCGTCGTAACGGTTTGGAGGAAATCGGGGAGCTGCGCGCGCCGTTGCAGGATACAGCGCACGCCAACGCCAGAGTGCTGGTGACCGCGTTGATCAATCAGCTACACCAGCATCAGGATCGCCACTTTGTGTTGGTTCTCGACGACCTGCATCACATTACGAACAAGGATATCTTCGACGGCCTGACCTATTTGGTGGACTTCGCGCCCGCCAATTTCACCTTGATCGTCACCTCCCGCAACGAGCCATCGTTTCCTCTCGCTCGCTGGAAGGTAAAACGCTACGCCAAATTGCTCTATTCCGCAGACCTGGTGTTCGACTCGCAGGAGGTCGCTGACTTATTCGCCCTCGCATTGGACGTCAAAGTCAGCCCGGAAGCTGCAGCTCGCGTTGTCGGCTCCACCGGCGGCTGGGCGGCGGCGTTGCAGCTGTTGTCGCAAGCAGATTTGAAACGGGCGGACGGCGCCTTATCGAACGAGAAATTTGAGCAGGCGCTAGCCCAGGCGAAGAGAGAAATCGACGACTATGTCGCCCAGGAAGTACTGGACGATCTACCGTCCCACCTGCGTGAGTTCATCCTGGAAATGGCGGGAGCCCCCCGCTTTGACGCACTGCTATGCGATCAAGTCAGAAGCGCTCAGGACAGCCATCAGATATTGCTGGAACTGGAAGCGCGCAACCTGTTTCTGATCCCTCTGGATGACGCCGGCCAATGGTTTCGTTTTCATGAGCTGTTCCGCGATGGCGCATTGCACTACTTAAGACAACGCCAGCCGGACGTTCATCTACAGCACTGCCGTAATGTCGTGCGAGCTTGCCTGGAGCGCAGACTTTACCTGGAATCCGTGCAGTTGATCATGCACATTCAGGCCTGGGACCTGCTGCAGTCCACTCTGGAAAGCATCGGCAACCAACTGGTGCGACAGGGATACCACCTCTACATCATTGAATGGCTCGACGACGCCCCGCAAGAATTGCTTAGCCAGTCACTGCGTTTGCAGCTGCTGAGAATATGGTGTCTGCTTTACGACAACCAGTTCGCCGCCATCCCCGATCTGGTGGACGCGGTGAAGAAGCACCCTTTGCTGCCTGAGCAGGATGATACAGTGCGCCATGAGTTACGCCTGCTGGAAGCCTACGCCGCGCGGAGTCGCAAGGACATCCAGACCGCCAGCGCGCTGACGCAATCCGTCTTACAGGATCTGCAGCAGATCAACGCCCCGATCAAATCCCTGGCCTACTTCGGCCTCGGCAACGACTACTACGGTCTGGGCCGACTGGATGACGCCATGGCGGCATTAAAGGAAGCCGTTACGCTCGGCAAACTGGAGCAACGCTTCTCCACGGTACTTTCCAGCCTGGGTCTGCTGCTATGGATCATGCAAATCAAGGGGGAGTTTCTGCATGCGATCAATTTGTTCCGACAAACGGAACTCTGGGTGCAGAGCTATCATAAGGACGGCCCTGAACCCAATATTGTCTCGTGCTGGCTGAACAGCTCGCTGGTGCTGATCCATTGCGCCTTGGGCAATCTGGAACACGCCGAACGTTTTCTCAAACCGATGCTGTCATTCGTGGATAACGCCGAACCCCAACAGAAGCTCATCACCTATTACACCTGGGCGGAATTCAACCGCCATTGCGGCGATTTCCCGCAGGCGCTGCGTCATTATGAGCAGGCTCGCGAGCAGTTGGAGTATAACCAGCGTGAACTGGCCGCCTTCGCCCCCCCGGTTCTGGCCGGTAAGTTGCACTGCCTGCTGGACAAAGGGGACATGGCCAGTGCTGAGTCCGTGTGCGCCCTTATTCTGAGCAAAAGTCCCACAGAGGCATCTCCTTTTGAGGCCATGGAAAACCTGTCAGCACAGGCGCGTTACTTTTTACGCAAACAGCAATGGCGCAATTTGCAGGAAGTCGCCGAACTGATACTGGCCCTCGCCGAAAGCCACGGCTCTACCCGTTATCAGGCGCAGGCCAAATTGCTGCACGCCGCCGCCCTGGCGGGACAAAATCAGTCAGAAGCCGCACGACTGCGGATAAGCGAGGCGTTGGCGCTGGGTGAAAGCAATGATTTCGTCGCCATGTTCCTGGCGGACGACGCTTATTTGAGGCCGCTATACGCCAACCTGGATATCACCGAGACGAGTCAGGCTTATCTGGAAAAGCTGCATGTCACTTCATCTGCCCAGAATGGTCCGCCAACGCGGGAAGAAGAGCCGCCGCCCCAGACAGAAGGTTTACTGGAAGAGCTAAGTAAGCGGGAAATGGAGGTGCTGACGCTGATTTACGAAGGACTTCCCAATAAAAAGATCGCGGATCGCTTATTCCTGGCCCCCGCCACCGTCAAGGCCCACATTCGTAACATCTACGGCAAAATCGGCGCGGCGAGCCGCACGGAAGCGTTGGCCCGGGCCCGTCATCTAGGCCTGTTGTGA